In Streptomyces sp. NBC_00569, a single genomic region encodes these proteins:
- a CDS encoding sodium:proton antiporter, which produces MSVLPYLAAGWIFLVGCYGLATSRNLIHAVGCLSVCQSSTYVLLLAVGYRRGGTAPVFADITPGSRPVVDPVVQALALTDVVVGATVTALLLALVIQTAKRHGTVDPDELSELRG; this is translated from the coding sequence ATGAGCGTGCTTCCGTATCTGGCAGCCGGATGGATCTTCCTCGTCGGCTGCTACGGGCTGGCCACGAGCCGCAATCTGATCCACGCGGTGGGCTGCCTGTCCGTGTGCCAGAGCTCGACGTACGTGCTGCTGCTCGCCGTGGGCTACCGCCGGGGCGGAACCGCCCCCGTCTTCGCCGACATCACCCCCGGCTCCCGCCCCGTCGTCGACCCGGTCGTCCAGGCTCTCGCCCTCACCGACGTCGTCGTGGGCGCCACGGTCACCGCACTGCTGCTCGCCCTCGTCATCCAGACCGCCAAACGGCACGGCACCGTCGACCCGGACGAACTGTCGGAGCTGCGAGGGTGA
- a CDS encoding MnhB domain-containing protein yields the protein MSRKARLWLLAVGGIGVAVLLACAAFDLPGFGGTWHPYGERAVRSALSRHTANVISSVNFDQRAFDTLGEESILFGAVLGTVVLLRETRDEHSEPPETAQVDPPVRRYALIALPVTLLIGLYVIAHGQLSPGGGFQGGVIVATALHLLYVAIDYKALERIRPAAAYAFADAAGEAAYVLLGTAGLLAGSAFLANFLPYGTFNTLSSGGTVPLLNAAIGVEVAGAVVVLLARFLDQALEIEDGGAGGTGRQDEEANRS from the coding sequence GTGAGCAGGAAGGCACGGCTGTGGCTGTTGGCGGTGGGAGGCATCGGCGTGGCCGTCCTCCTCGCCTGCGCCGCTTTCGACCTGCCCGGCTTCGGGGGCACTTGGCACCCGTACGGCGAGCGCGCGGTCCGCAGTGCCCTTTCCCGGCATACCGCCAACGTCATCTCCTCCGTCAACTTCGACCAGCGTGCCTTCGACACCCTCGGCGAGGAGTCCATCCTGTTCGGCGCCGTCCTCGGCACCGTCGTCCTGCTCCGAGAAACCCGCGACGAGCACAGCGAACCGCCCGAGACGGCCCAGGTCGATCCACCCGTACGCCGCTACGCGCTGATCGCCCTGCCCGTCACTCTGCTCATCGGCCTCTACGTCATCGCGCACGGCCAGCTCAGTCCCGGCGGCGGCTTCCAGGGCGGCGTCATCGTGGCGACCGCGCTGCACCTCCTCTACGTCGCCATCGACTACAAGGCGCTCGAGCGCATCAGACCGGCCGCGGCGTACGCGTTCGCGGACGCCGCGGGCGAGGCCGCGTACGTTCTCCTCGGCACGGCAGGACTCCTCGCGGGGTCGGCGTTCCTCGCCAATTTCCTGCCGTACGGGACGTTCAACACCCTCTCCTCCGGCGGCACCGTCCCGCTCCTCAACGCCGCGATCGGCGTGGAGGTGGCCGGCGCCGTCGTCGTGCTGCTCGCCCGGTTCCTCGACCAGGCACTGGAGATCGAGGACGGCGGGGCGGGCGGGACGGGGCGACAGGACGAGGAGGCGAACCGGTCATGA
- a CDS encoding complex I subunit 5 family protein produces MTAAQLLPLIVATPLLGAALLVAAGRRLPRFAAEVMGFVFSAGAAAWAVTLLVLSPSADSRAVEWMGGWRPRDGASVGIVLVGDRVGVGLAALTSVLVVAALAYSWRYFDEPPHRHAGSFPALILLFQAGMCGFVLTGDLFNAFVFFELMGVVAYALTGYRVEEARAVQGALTFGIINSLGGYTTLFGIGLLYAHTGELGLAQIGARLDAHPHAGRPDALVLAAFVLVLTGLLVKAAAVPFHFWLPDAHAVAPTPVCILLSGVIVELGVYGTARVYWTVFAGPGGIPEPSVHRALLTLGVLTALLGAVMCWQQRHLKRLLAFSSVSHTGLFLIGVSVLTPEGLGGTILYVLAHAGVKAALFACAGILLDRFSSVDEHELHGRAHQLPLVGGLFAAGGLALAGLPPFGTGLGKAVSEEAAGWWPTCVFVAASALTGGAVLRASARIFLGWGPRPSGNPETTTGKDEEPETRGPLRRIPDTMLAVPVALMAGALAVGLVPGLWPAVGQAADAFTDHAGYTAAVLGTGEPAPPPVTPAPHWTGVGVALGLLSSVLALALAWTAVRRPATDEPARWAAPLHRLQSGHLGDYVAFTLAGIALLTALVW; encoded by the coding sequence GTGACAGCCGCGCAGCTCCTGCCCCTGATCGTGGCCACTCCGCTCCTCGGCGCGGCACTTCTGGTCGCGGCGGGCCGACGCCTGCCCAGGTTCGCCGCCGAGGTCATGGGCTTCGTCTTCTCCGCAGGCGCTGCCGCGTGGGCCGTCACCCTCCTCGTACTCTCGCCGTCGGCCGACTCGCGCGCCGTCGAGTGGATGGGCGGATGGCGGCCCCGCGACGGCGCGAGCGTGGGGATCGTGCTCGTCGGCGACCGGGTCGGCGTCGGACTCGCCGCTCTCACCTCCGTCCTGGTAGTTGCCGCTCTCGCCTACTCCTGGCGGTACTTCGACGAACCGCCGCACCGGCACGCGGGCTCGTTCCCCGCCCTCATCCTGCTCTTCCAGGCCGGCATGTGCGGCTTCGTCCTCACCGGTGACCTCTTCAACGCGTTCGTCTTCTTCGAACTCATGGGCGTCGTCGCCTACGCCCTCACCGGCTACCGGGTGGAGGAAGCCCGGGCGGTTCAGGGGGCGTTGACGTTCGGCATCATCAATTCGCTGGGCGGTTACACCACACTGTTCGGCATCGGTCTGCTGTACGCACACACCGGCGAGCTCGGCCTCGCGCAGATCGGCGCACGGCTCGACGCGCACCCGCACGCCGGACGCCCTGACGCGCTGGTCCTGGCCGCCTTCGTCCTGGTCCTCACCGGGCTCCTCGTCAAGGCGGCGGCCGTCCCCTTCCACTTCTGGCTTCCCGACGCGCATGCCGTCGCCCCGACGCCCGTCTGCATCCTGCTGTCGGGAGTCATCGTCGAGCTCGGCGTCTACGGCACGGCACGTGTCTACTGGACCGTGTTCGCCGGCCCCGGCGGCATCCCGGAGCCCAGCGTGCACCGCGCCCTGCTGACCCTCGGCGTGCTCACCGCCCTCCTGGGCGCCGTGATGTGCTGGCAGCAACGCCACCTGAAGCGGCTGCTCGCGTTCTCCAGCGTCTCCCACACGGGCCTGTTCCTCATCGGCGTGTCGGTCCTCACCCCTGAGGGCCTCGGCGGCACCATCCTCTACGTCCTCGCCCATGCGGGAGTGAAGGCCGCGCTCTTCGCCTGTGCGGGCATCCTTTTGGACCGGTTCAGCAGCGTCGACGAACACGAACTGCATGGCCGGGCACATCAACTCCCCCTGGTCGGTGGCCTTTTCGCGGCGGGCGGGCTGGCGCTCGCAGGGCTGCCGCCCTTCGGTACGGGCCTGGGCAAGGCCGTGTCCGAAGAGGCCGCGGGGTGGTGGCCGACCTGCGTCTTCGTGGCCGCGTCGGCGCTCACGGGAGGAGCCGTGCTGCGTGCCTCCGCGCGGATCTTCCTGGGCTGGGGTCCCCGTCCCTCCGGCAACCCGGAGACCACGACAGGCAAGGACGAGGAGCCGGAGACACGCGGCCCGCTGAGGCGCATCCCGGACACGATGCTCGCCGTACCCGTAGCGCTCATGGCAGGTGCGCTGGCCGTGGGGCTGGTGCCGGGTCTGTGGCCGGCCGTGGGCCAGGCGGCCGACGCATTCACCGATCACGCCGGATACACGGCCGCTGTACTTGGCACGGGAGAACCGGCACCGCCCCCGGTCACACCCGCACCCCACTGGACGGGAGTCGGAGTCGCTCTGGGCCTTCTCTCCTCGGTCCTGGCGCTCGCCCTCGCCTGGACCGCGGTGCGCCGGCCCGCGACGGACGAACCGGCGCGCTGGGCCGCGCCCCTCCACCGTCTCCAGTCGGGCCACCTCGGCGACTACGTCGCGTTCACACTGGCGGGCATCGCGCTGCTGACCGCGCTCGTCTGGTAG